From a region of the Thermosipho melanesiensis BI429 genome:
- a CDS encoding NUDIX domain-containing protein has product MEKLLESKEIFKGILLHVKKDEVLLENGKKSTREYVLHPGAVAVVPILDDNKIVMVKQYRYPVKKYLLEIPAGKFDFKGENPLECAKRELKEETGYEAKKFKYLGMIHTTPGFSDEVIHIYLAKNLVKGKSNPDEDEIIEVEIKDIDDVLEKCINGEITDAKTIVGIFKTYFHLRSE; this is encoded by the coding sequence ATGGAAAAACTTTTAGAAAGCAAAGAAATCTTTAAAGGTATTTTATTACACGTAAAAAAAGATGAAGTACTGCTCGAAAACGGAAAGAAAAGCACCAGAGAATATGTTTTACATCCAGGTGCTGTTGCAGTTGTTCCAATTTTGGACGATAATAAAATTGTGATGGTAAAACAGTATAGATATCCCGTTAAAAAATATTTGCTTGAGATACCAGCAGGGAAATTTGATTTTAAAGGTGAAAACCCATTGGAATGTGCAAAAAGAGAGTTAAAAGAAGAGACAGGATATGAAGCAAAAAAGTTTAAGTATTTAGGAATGATTCATACTACTCCCGGTTTTTCTGATGAAGTTATACATATCTATCTTGCAAAAAATTTGGTTAAGGGAAAATCAAATCCAGATGAAGATGAGATAATAGAAGTGGAAATTAAGGATATTGACGATGTTTTAGAGAAATGTATTAATGGAGAAATAACTGATGCAAAAACCATAGTTGGTATTTTTAAGACATATTTTCATCTAAGGAGTGAATAA
- the glgX gene encoding glycogen debranching protein GlgX, with protein MADYPLQYDNPDSTVKLKTKRGYPRLGATPDDTGVNFALFSRHAERVILELYQNYYDEKPSHSFELDPILNKTGDIWHIYVYGVKHGQYYGWRVDGPYNPEEGKRFNLNKLLVDPYAKAISSSFDWDSSSVYGYDKNSPLKDLSFSTEDSAKSPTKSIVIDDSKYDWGNDKQLHIPWEDTVIYEMHVRLFTISPTSNVKFRGTFLGIIEKLDHLKELGVTTIELMPVFEFNVNSIDRINPITGKKLKDVWGYNPLGFFAVTGNYSVGLKLGEQVFLFKDFVKELHKNGFEVILDVVYNHTGEGNELGPTLNFRGIDNEIYYMLNPKNKRYYLNYSGCGNTLNCNHPVVKQLIIDSLRYWVTEMHVDGFRFDLAAVLGRTPDGRWIGDFSLLKDISEDPILHNLKLIAEGWDAAGGYFLGEFPQGWAEWNGKYRDIVRKFVRGDEGVIIELAKRITGSEDLYGNRNPQASINFITCHDGFTMRDLVSYNEKHNEENGEDNRDGTNENFSYNHGVEGETDEPKIIKIRKQQVKNFITILMISHGTPMILMGDEIYRTQYGNNNAYCQDNEKTWLDWTLKEKHYDIFRFFKKMIEFRKKHHALRRRHFFTGKDLTGDGIADISWHGIMPFEPDWSYNSHSIAFMISGSDFLCENAKEDNDIFVILNQWIEPLQFTLPILHNKTWYRVVDTSKDSPNDFLDVPEQVGFNYIAQPKSSVVLISQKSYQGSSFPV; from the coding sequence ATGGCAGATTATCCATTACAATATGATAATCCTGATTCAACTGTTAAATTAAAAACCAAAAGAGGATATCCAAGGCTTGGTGCCACACCAGATGATACTGGTGTAAATTTTGCGTTATTCTCAAGGCATGCCGAAAGGGTAATTTTAGAATTGTATCAAAACTATTACGATGAAAAACCATCTCATAGTTTTGAGTTAGACCCTATCTTGAATAAGACGGGAGATATTTGGCATATATACGTTTATGGTGTAAAACATGGTCAATACTATGGTTGGCGGGTGGATGGTCCCTACAATCCAGAAGAGGGGAAAAGGTTTAATCTTAATAAGTTGTTAGTTGATCCGTATGCCAAGGCAATTTCAAGTTCCTTTGATTGGGATTCATCATCTGTATATGGATATGATAAAAATTCTCCTTTAAAAGATTTGTCATTTTCTACAGAGGATTCTGCAAAAAGTCCCACAAAATCAATAGTTATAGATGATTCAAAATATGATTGGGGTAATGACAAACAATTACATATTCCATGGGAAGATACTGTTATATACGAAATGCATGTAAGGTTATTTACCATAAGCCCTACTTCAAATGTAAAATTCCGTGGAACGTTTCTGGGAATAATTGAGAAGCTTGATCATTTAAAAGAATTGGGAGTTACGACGATTGAATTAATGCCAGTTTTTGAATTTAATGTGAATTCAATTGACAGAATTAATCCCATAACTGGTAAAAAATTAAAAGATGTTTGGGGTTACAATCCGTTGGGTTTTTTTGCGGTGACTGGTAATTACTCTGTTGGTCTTAAACTTGGTGAACAAGTATTTTTATTTAAGGATTTTGTAAAAGAACTCCATAAAAATGGTTTTGAGGTTATACTTGATGTTGTTTATAACCATACAGGTGAAGGTAATGAATTAGGTCCCACTTTAAACTTTAGGGGAATAGATAATGAAATATATTACATGCTTAACCCAAAGAATAAAAGATATTATTTAAATTATTCGGGGTGTGGAAATACACTAAACTGTAATCATCCTGTTGTAAAGCAGCTTATAATAGATAGTCTTAGGTATTGGGTTACTGAAATGCATGTTGATGGTTTTAGATTTGATCTTGCTGCTGTGTTGGGTAGAACCCCTGATGGAAGGTGGATAGGTGATTTTTCACTTCTTAAGGATATTTCTGAAGATCCCATATTACATAATTTAAAACTTATTGCAGAAGGTTGGGATGCAGCAGGAGGGTATTTTTTAGGTGAATTTCCACAGGGTTGGGCGGAATGGAACGGAAAATATAGAGACATAGTAAGAAAGTTTGTAAGAGGAGATGAAGGAGTAATAATAGAACTTGCAAAAAGGATAACAGGTAGTGAGGATTTGTATGGTAATAGAAATCCCCAAGCAAGTATAAATTTCATTACTTGTCATGATGGATTTACTATGAGAGATCTTGTTAGTTATAATGAAAAGCATAATGAGGAAAATGGTGAGGATAATAGAGATGGTACCAATGAAAATTTTAGTTACAATCACGGCGTTGAAGGAGAAACTGACGAACCAAAAATAATAAAAATTAGGAAACAACAAGTAAAAAACTTTATTACTATTCTTATGATATCGCACGGTACCCCTATGATTTTAATGGGTGATGAAATCTACAGAACACAATATGGCAATAACAATGCATATTGTCAAGATAATGAAAAGACATGGCTTGATTGGACGTTAAAGGAAAAGCATTATGACATTTTTAGATTTTTTAAAAAAATGATTGAATTTAGAAAAAAACATCACGCATTGAGAAGAAGACATTTTTTTACCGGTAAAGATTTGACAGGAGATGGAATAGCAGATATTAGTTGGCATGGTATTATGCCATTTGAACCAGATTGGTCATATAATTCTCACTCTATTGCTTTTATGATAAGCGGAAGTGATTTTTTATGTGAAAATGCAAAAGAAGATAATGATATATTTGTGATTTTGAACCAATGGATAGAACCATTACAATTTACCTTGCCAATTCTTCACAATAAAACTTGGTACAGGGTAGTAGATACTTCAAAGGATTCACCTAACGATTTTTTAGATGTGCCAGAACAAGTTGGTTTTAATTATATAGCCCAACCAAAAAGTTCTGTTGTTCTAATTAGTCAAAAAAGTTACCAAGGAAGCAGTTTTCCCGTATAA
- a CDS encoding cytochrome c biogenesis CcdA family protein: MFYKDVGIWVALGHGILSFFSPCVLPLIPAFLGILFTAKNKFFKLFGFFLGFSIFFTIIGIFSSLFGLFFAKYGSIINYVLGFIIIVMGILYILQKEFFKPRRVNVWKFKGGGFLTGFLLGGGIGIIWIPCSSPILASILSIAASVSSTKGAILLFVYSLGISIPFLTIGASVSKILTMEFKSTKWEIFLRVVGGVFLILLGILIIMGKMVV; encoded by the coding sequence GTGTTTTACAAAGATGTAGGTATATGGGTGGCATTGGGGCATGGGATTTTATCTTTTTTTAGTCCGTGTGTTTTGCCGTTAATTCCTGCTTTTCTTGGCATACTTTTTACTGCAAAGAATAAGTTTTTTAAACTTTTTGGATTCTTTTTGGGGTTTTCCATATTTTTTACAATTATTGGAATATTTTCATCTCTTTTTGGACTTTTTTTTGCAAAATATGGTAGTATAATTAATTATGTACTTGGCTTTATAATAATTGTAATGGGGATATTGTATATTCTACAAAAGGAATTTTTTAAGCCAAGAAGGGTAAACGTTTGGAAATTTAAAGGTGGTGGATTTTTAACGGGTTTTTTGCTTGGCGGAGGAATTGGAATAATTTGGATTCCGTGTAGTAGTCCTATCTTGGCTTCAATACTTTCTATTGCCGCAAGTGTAAGTTCAACAAAGGGTGCAATTTTGTTGTTTGTTTATTCTTTGGGAATTTCTATTCCTTTTCTTACTATTGGTGCTTCTGTTTCAAAGATACTAACAATGGAATTTAAAAGTACAAAGTGGGAGATATTTTTAAGAGTGGTAGGTGGAGTTTTTCTAATCCTTCTTGGGATATTAATAATTATGGGAAAAATGGTGGTGTGA
- a CDS encoding glutaredoxin family protein: protein MQHVKIVIYTTPTCPYCRKAKQYFKQLGFKFKEYDVSKDQKAAERMYKKSKQLGVPVIEIGNQVIVGFDKAKIDRLLNVN from the coding sequence GTGCAACACGTAAAAATAGTTATATATACTACTCCCACTTGTCCATACTGCAGAAAAGCAAAACAGTATTTTAAGCAACTTGGTTTTAAATTCAAAGAATATGATGTATCGAAAGACCAAAAAGCTGCTGAAAGAATGTACAAAAAAAGCAAACAACTTGGGGTTCCAGTGATAGAGATAGGGAATCAAGTAATAGTGGGATTTGATAAAGCAAAAATAGATAGGTTATTAAATGTAAACTAA
- the pdo gene encoding protein disulfide oxidoreductase produces the protein MALLSEKDREYLEDLFSKELDNKVKLIFFGDSKDNCEYCDLEEQILDEVRELSDKIVVEKYNVNEHKDLAEKFQVEMTPALILTLEDGEDKGVRFYGIPSGHEFGTLVQDIVTFGKGANPELSPETIEKLKKIDKPVKISVFVTPTCPYCPRAVLTAHNFALVNPLIKAEMIEANEFFELSNEFGVSSVPHIVINRNPNTFFIGAYPEAQYLEEVLKAIK, from the coding sequence ATGGCGCTTTTATCAGAAAAAGATAGGGAATATTTAGAGGATTTATTTTCAAAAGAACTTGACAACAAGGTAAAACTCATTTTCTTTGGAGATTCAAAGGATAATTGCGAATATTGTGACCTTGAAGAACAAATTTTAGATGAAGTACGTGAGCTCTCTGATAAGATAGTTGTGGAAAAGTATAACGTTAATGAACACAAAGATTTGGCGGAGAAATTTCAAGTGGAAATGACCCCTGCTCTTATTTTAACTTTGGAGGATGGAGAAGATAAAGGCGTAAGATTTTATGGTATACCTTCTGGTCATGAGTTTGGTACACTTGTTCAAGATATAGTGACATTTGGAAAAGGAGCAAATCCTGAACTTTCTCCTGAGACTATTGAAAAACTTAAGAAAATTGACAAACCAGTAAAAATAAGTGTTTTTGTTACACCAACTTGTCCATACTGTCCACGTGCGGTACTAACAGCACATAATTTTGCTTTGGTAAATCCTCTTATCAAAGCAGAAATGATTGAAGCAAATGAGTTTTTTGAACTGAGTAATGAATTTGGTGTTTCATCTGTTCCACATATTGTCATTAATAGAAATCCAAACACTTTCTTTATAGGAGCATATCCTGAAGCACAATATCTTGAAGAAGTTTTAAAAGCTATAAAGTGA
- a CDS encoding DUF1015 domain-containing protein, producing the protein MIVRAFRGLRPRRDMIEKVAAKPYDVVTTEEARKEAQKNPYTFYKVTRPEINFDVEVDTHSDEVILKGKEVLEQFQKEGVMILEDKPAIYIYREEWQGYLQTGFYATFSTKEYAEGKIKKHELTRKDKEDERARHVKLMRAHTGPVFLMYRSRPEIDNLIMKHTTKEPEYDYTDDSGIHHTLWVVKDEKEINEIVDAFKDVEAFYIADGHHRAAAAARAAEELAKENPNHTGNEEYNFFLAVLFPHTQLNILDYNRVVKDLNNNTKEEFLKKVSEKFEVEETEKFKPSRKHEFAMYLEGKWYKLTAKAGIFNENDVVSSLDVAILQENLLKPILGIENPRTDKRINFVGGIKGIDELERLVDSGEYKVAFALYPTSIEDLLKVADEGKTMPPKSTWFEPKLKSGIIVHLM; encoded by the coding sequence ATGATTGTAAGAGCTTTTAGAGGTTTAAGGCCAAGAAGGGATATGATAGAAAAAGTGGCAGCCAAACCATATGACGTGGTAACAACAGAAGAAGCAAGAAAAGAGGCACAAAAAAATCCTTACACTTTCTATAAAGTTACACGTCCAGAAATTAATTTTGATGTAGAAGTGGATACTCATTCAGATGAAGTAATATTGAAAGGAAAAGAAGTTTTAGAACAATTTCAAAAAGAAGGTGTAATGATACTGGAAGATAAACCAGCTATATACATATATAGGGAAGAATGGCAAGGGTATTTACAAACGGGATTTTATGCAACATTTTCTACCAAAGAATATGCAGAGGGAAAAATAAAAAAACACGAGCTTACGAGAAAAGACAAAGAAGACGAAAGGGCAAGACATGTGAAATTAATGAGAGCACACACTGGACCAGTATTTTTGATGTACCGTTCAAGACCAGAAATTGATAATTTAATAATGAAACATACAACAAAAGAACCTGAATATGATTATACCGATGACTCAGGAATTCACCATACGTTGTGGGTTGTAAAAGACGAAAAAGAAATAAATGAAATTGTTGATGCTTTTAAAGATGTAGAGGCATTTTATATAGCAGATGGGCACCATAGAGCCGCTGCAGCCGCAAGAGCAGCTGAAGAATTAGCAAAGGAAAATCCCAACCATACGGGAAATGAAGAATACAACTTTTTTCTTGCGGTATTATTCCCACACACTCAATTGAACATTTTGGACTATAACAGAGTTGTTAAGGATTTGAATAATAACACAAAAGAAGAATTTTTAAAGAAAGTATCAGAAAAATTTGAAGTTGAAGAAACAGAAAAATTCAAACCTTCTAGAAAACATGAATTTGCAATGTATCTTGAAGGAAAATGGTACAAATTAACTGCAAAAGCGGGAATTTTTAACGAAAATGATGTAGTTTCATCGCTTGATGTTGCAATACTCCAAGAAAACCTATTAAAACCTATTTTGGGTATTGAAAATCCAAGAACGGATAAAAGAATTAATTTTGTTGGCGGGATAAAAGGTATAGATGAACTTGAAAGGCTTGTTGATTCTGGGGAGTATAAGGTAGCTTTTGCGCTATATCCCACATCAATAGAAGATCTTCTAAAAGTTGCAGACGAAGGAAAGACGATGCCACCAAAATCTACTTGGTTTGAGCCAAAGCTAAAAAGTGGAATTATAGTTCATTTAATGTAA
- the trxB gene encoding thioredoxin-disulfide reductase yields MVHFDLGNISTGPKEYYDVLIVGAGPAGLTAAIYAGRAGLSAVVFEKALEGGAVTQTHVVENWPGIIKIEGGELGEKFAEHAKAFGAEIVTTEIMKISYDDEYRYVELDNGKKVKGKVLIYATGAVPRKLGVPGEEEFRGRGVTYCAACDGYLFSGKDVVVVGGGDSACDEAHFLAKMVKSITMVQNLPYLTAAKVLQDRLLQNKNVKVILNSLVKEIRGTDKVEEVVVVDNETGKETVIKAEGVFIYVGLQPNSDLVKEIVEVDEYGYILTDENMETNVPGIYAVGDVRKKNLRQIVTAAADGAIAVEHAAKKYF; encoded by the coding sequence ATGGTCCACTTCGATTTAGGAAATATTTCAACTGGTCCGAAAGAGTATTACGATGTATTAATTGTGGGAGCCGGACCTGCTGGGCTTACTGCCGCAATTTACGCAGGGCGTGCGGGTCTTTCTGCGGTTGTGTTTGAAAAAGCACTTGAAGGTGGTGCTGTAACGCAAACTCATGTTGTGGAAAACTGGCCTGGAATTATAAAAATAGAAGGCGGAGAACTTGGAGAAAAGTTTGCGGAACACGCAAAAGCTTTTGGAGCGGAAATTGTTACTACAGAAATAATGAAAATTTCGTATGATGATGAATACAGATATGTTGAGCTTGATAATGGAAAAAAGGTTAAAGGAAAAGTTCTTATCTATGCTACAGGTGCAGTTCCCAGAAAATTGGGAGTTCCCGGTGAAGAGGAGTTCAGGGGGAGAGGCGTGACTTACTGTGCAGCGTGTGATGGGTATTTGTTTTCAGGAAAAGATGTTGTAGTCGTTGGTGGAGGAGATAGTGCTTGTGATGAGGCACACTTTTTGGCAAAAATGGTAAAAAGCATAACTATGGTACAAAACTTACCTTATCTTACCGCTGCAAAGGTTTTACAAGATAGATTACTCCAAAATAAAAACGTAAAGGTTATATTAAACTCCCTTGTAAAAGAAATTAGAGGTACAGATAAAGTTGAAGAAGTAGTTGTGGTTGATAACGAAACAGGAAAAGAAACTGTTATAAAAGCAGAGGGCGTGTTTATATACGTAGGTCTTCAACCAAATAGTGACCTTGTTAAGGAAATTGTTGAAGTAGATGAATACGGTTATATATTGACTGATGAAAATATGGAAACTAATGTGCCTGGTATATATGCAGTTGGAGATGTGAGGAAGAAAAATTTAAGACAAATTGTGACAGCTGCCGCAGATGGGGCAATTGCCGTTGAACATGCTGCAAAAAAATATTTCTAA
- the fliS gene encoding flagellar export chaperone FliS, with translation MDYTEQMVKTASPAKLIEMLYQRAIELLDMSVESINKKDFINANEYIKKCQDIITELNLSLDMEKGGDIAKNLRSLYNYMFKVLVDANIKKDTSKIKEVREYLSELLETWREAMKNVGNTANQLPDPNRPRLNISL, from the coding sequence ATGGATTACACCGAACAAATGGTAAAGACTGCAAGTCCTGCTAAACTTATCGAAATGTTATACCAAAGAGCTATTGAACTTCTTGATATGTCTGTTGAAAGTATAAATAAAAAGGATTTCATTAACGCAAATGAATATATTAAAAAATGCCAGGACATTATCACAGAACTTAATTTATCTTTAGATATGGAAAAAGGCGGCGATATTGCTAAAAACCTAAGATCACTTTACAACTACATGTTTAAGGTTCTAGTGGATGCCAATATCAAAAAAGATACTTCAAAAATAAAAGAAGTAAGAGAATATCTCTCTGAACTTCTTGAAACATGGCGTGAAGCAATGAAAAATGTTGGAAATACTGCAAATCAGCTTCCAGATCCAAACAGACCAAGACTAAATATAAGCTTATAA
- a CDS encoding thioredoxin family protein has translation MRKVFFLTLIIFATFIFAYNYTFYDLGIAHQISKIEDKPLLIYFSSPSCVYCKKFENEVLTSEDFQQILRASYVFAKINPNTQKTTFMSEEFTNMELFSAFGVRGTPTFVFLYMDSGITSIPGYMSLEDFKKALMYILKVTFENYKESFQTYSKQKDFCLGKSKIIKVSKEDFDLVKEMDKNSVELKEIKDKIDIYKTYLTNSREIADKLFEKGVLRILLLED, from the coding sequence ATGAGAAAAGTATTTTTTTTAACTTTAATAATTTTCGCAACGTTTATATTTGCATATAATTATACTTTTTACGATTTGGGTATTGCTCACCAAATTTCAAAAATTGAGGATAAGCCTTTATTAATATATTTTTCTTCGCCTTCATGTGTGTACTGTAAAAAATTCGAAAATGAAGTGTTAACTTCAGAAGACTTTCAGCAAATTTTAAGAGCATCATACGTATTTGCAAAAATAAATCCCAACACGCAAAAAACAACATTTATGAGTGAGGAGTTTACAAACATGGAACTTTTTTCTGCATTTGGAGTAAGAGGAACACCAACTTTTGTATTTTTATATATGGATAGTGGAATAACATCTATACCAGGATATATGTCGTTAGAAGACTTTAAAAAGGCACTTATGTATATACTAAAAGTCACATTTGAAAATTACAAAGAAAGTTTTCAAACGTATTCTAAACAGAAAGATTTTTGCCTTGGAAAAAGTAAAATAATTAAGGTTTCAAAAGAAGACTTTGATCTTGTAAAAGAAATGGATAAAAATTCAGTTGAACTAAAAGAGATTAAAGATAAGATAGATATCTACAAAACATATTTAACAAATTCCAGAGAAATTGCGGATAAATTATTTGAAAAAGGAGTATTAAGAATACTTCTTTTGGAGGATTGA
- a CDS encoding OsmC family protein — MLFYTKTTSGHDLILDASENVGGKDAGVRPKELILYSLMGCTGMDVVSLLRKMKVIDQMELFKLEVEYEMAREHPKVFTKMHLKYIFKFDGEPPKDKVEKSVTLSQDKYCAVSAMLKKVIPEFTHEIVYL, encoded by the coding sequence ATGTTATTCTATACAAAAACAACATCGGGACATGATTTAATACTTGATGCTTCAGAAAATGTTGGAGGGAAAGATGCAGGTGTAAGACCAAAGGAATTAATCTTATATTCTCTTATGGGTTGTACTGGGATGGATGTTGTATCATTACTTAGAAAAATGAAAGTAATTGATCAAATGGAATTGTTTAAATTAGAAGTAGAATATGAAATGGCGCGGGAACATCCAAAGGTATTTACAAAAATGCACTTAAAATATATTTTCAAATTTGATGGAGAACCACCAAAGGATAAGGTTGAAAAATCTGTTACACTTTCTCAGGATAAGTATTGTGCAGTTTCTGCAATGTTAAAGAAAGTTATACCAGAATTTACACACGAAATAGTTTATCTATAA
- a CDS encoding SDR family oxidoreductase, which produces MTILVTGANRGIGLALVKEAKKRGHMVIQTMRKSINKAYYLDLSDLNSIEKFVDELPLEIDVLINNAGILYKDKFGILNYENFLNSFKVNTLGALFLTETLYKRNKLRKKVINITSILGSIELTNNTPSFSYSISKAALNMVTKLLSTNLKGISVISVHPGWVRTDMGGKEAPIFPEESAKGILNIAEQVEDTGTFIDYTGKLLPW; this is translated from the coding sequence ATGACAATCTTGGTAACCGGTGCAAACAGGGGTATAGGATTAGCATTGGTAAAAGAAGCCAAAAAACGTGGTCATATGGTAATACAAACAATGAGAAAATCGATTAATAAAGCATATTACTTGGATTTATCAGATTTAAATTCAATTGAAAAGTTTGTAGATGAACTACCTTTGGAAATAGATGTTTTGATTAACAACGCAGGGATATTGTACAAAGATAAATTTGGAATACTAAATTATGAAAATTTTTTAAATTCCTTTAAAGTAAATACACTTGGAGCACTATTTTTAACTGAGACACTGTATAAAAGAAACAAATTGAGAAAAAAAGTTATAAATATAACTTCTATATTAGGTTCCATAGAATTAACAAATAACACTCCTAGTTTTTCATACTCCATTTCAAAAGCTGCACTTAATATGGTTACAAAACTTTTATCAACAAATTTAAAGGGAATTTCTGTTATTTCAGTCCATCCTGGATGGGTAAGAACGGATATGGGGGGAAAAGAAGCTCCAATCTTTCCCGAAGAATCTGCAAAAGGAATACTTAACATAGCAGAACAAGTTGAAGATACAGGAACATTTATAGATTATACGGGAAAACTGCTTCCTTGGTAA